GCACCGACCAGGTATTTAACGGTCACGCGCGAAGTACGTGCCCGGCGGCGCACCAACGGTCCGGTGGAACGCCGCCACGAACGCGCTGGCCGTTCCGTAGCCGGCGCGCCGGGCCGCCGCCGCGACCGGTTGACCGGCGGCAAGCACCGGCATGGCGGCCCGCAGTCGCGCGTGCGTACGCCAGCGGCCGAACGAGAGCCCGGTCTCGGCCAGGAACACCCGGCGTAACGTGCGGGCGCTGGCACCGGTCAGCGCGCCCCACTGGGCCAGTGTGCGGCCGTCCGCCGGATCGTCGATCAGCGCGGCGGCGACCTGGCCGGCGCGGGCGTCCCGCGGCATCGGCAGCGGGATCGCCACCGTGGAGAGCGGCCGGAGCAGGTCGAACACGACGGCCTCGGCCCGGATTCGCTGTTCGGTCGGGAGCGCGGCATCGGCGAGGTGGTCGATCAGCGCGGCGAGCAGCGGCGTCACCGCGACCACGGTCGGCTCGGCCCAAGCCGAGATCGCCGCCGGGCACCGCTCCGGCAGGAAGTACGGGCTCCGGTTCCAGGACGGGTCCACCGCACCGGTCGCGTGGACCACCCCGGCCGGAACCCACAGCGCCAGTGTCCGGGGCAGGAACCAGGTCTCGTCGCCGACCCGGACGCTGCCCACGCCGCGCCGGGACCACACCAGCTGGTGCGCCGAGTGCCGGTGCGGCGGGAACCACTCGCCGCCGGTGAGCGCGAAGTCGCCGACCACGACCGCCCCGGGCACGCCGTCGTAAGGGGCGTCCCACATGGGTGCGTGGCCGTTACGCGACATGGCTTGGCAAGCTAGCGCATCGCGGCCGCGCGTGCTCCGCGCCTAACGTCCCGCTCATGCCGATGAACTGGATACACCGCAAGCTCTGCAGCTCCGATCGGTGGGCCGCGACGGTCGAGGGCACGCTGCTGCCGTGGGCCCTGTCCGGGGTCGAACTCGGCGACGAGGTGCTGGAGATCGGTCCCGGCTTCGGCGCCACGACGACGGTTCTCGCCCGGGACGTGCCACGCTTGACCGCCGTCGAGATCGACCCGGCGTCCGCCGAATCGCTGCGGCGCACGCTCGCCGACCGCGCGACGATCGTGAACGGGGACGCGACCGACCTGCCGTTCCCGGACGAGTCCTTCGACGCGGTCGTGTGTTTCACGATGCTGCACCACGTGCCGTCGCCGTCCGCTCAGGACACCCTGTTCGCGCAGGCCTGCCGAGTGCTCCGCCCCGGCGGCACGTTCGCGGGATCGGACAGCCGGTACAGCCGGGCCTTCCGCCTCCTGCACCTGCGCGACACGATGGTCGTCGTCGATCCGGACGGGCTGCCCGAACGGCTCCGGGCGGCCGGGCTCACCGATCCTCAGGTGACGACGGGGCGCGGGAGTTTCCGTTTCCGGGCCAGTAAGCCAGGCACCGTCCGTAAAAGTTAACGGCGAGTCTCGACAGCCCCGGGTGCCACAGGTCACGATGCCTGGGCCAGGTAACCAAGGTCGGCGCCGACCCGGGCGCGGGCCTCGGACTCCTCCGAGCGCGTGAGGTGTTGCCCGTGTACCCAGGAGCCTACGTCGCCTCCACCCCTGACAAGCCCGCCGTTGTCATGGAAGACGACAGCGAGATCCTCACCTATGCCCAGCTGGAAGAACGGTCGACCCGGCTCGCGAACGCATTCGCGGCGGCCGGATTACGGCCGGGCGACGTGGTCGCGCTGCTCTGCGAGAACAGCCCGCGCGTGTTCGAGGTGTACTGGGCCTGCCTGCGGTCCGGGTTGTACCTCACCGCGGTCAACTGGCACCTCGCCAAGCCCGAGGTCGCCTACATCCTGCGGAACAGCGACGCCGCCGCGCTCGTCGTCTCCGCAAGTCTGCGCCCCCTCGTCGAGGACGACTTCCCGGCCCTGCACACGCGCGTCCTGATCGGCAACGGGACACACCCGGAGTACCACGACTACGAGGAGTTCCTGGCGAGCGCGTCGCCCGAGCCGCCGGCCCACCAGCCGCGGGGCGGCGACATGCTCTACTCGTCGGGCACCACCGGACGCCCGAAGGGCATCAAGCCGGTCCTACCGGACCGCCAGGTGCACGAGCCGGGCGACCCCTATGTCGGAGTGTTCGCACCGATCTACGGAATGGACCAGAACACGGTCTACCTCTCCCCCGCGCCGCTCTACCACGCCGCGCCGCTGCGTTTCGGGATGGTGGTCACCAGCATCGGCGGCACGGTGGTCGTGATGCCGAGCTTCGACGCCGAGCGCGCCGTGCGGGCGATCGCCCGGTTCCGGGTGACGCACAGCCAGTGGGTGCCGACCCACTTCGTCCGGATGCTGCGGCTGCCGGTGTCGGTGCGCGGTGGCTTCGACCTGAGCTCGCACCGGGTCGCGATCCACGCCGCCGCGCCCTGCCCGGTCGAGGTGAAGCGGCAGATGATCGAGTGGTGGGGGCCGATCCTGGAGGAGTACTACGCGTCCACCGAAGGGGCCGGCGGCACGTTCATCGGCTCCGAGGATTGGCTCAAGCACCCGGGCTCGGTCGGCAAGCCGATGATCGGGATACCGCGCATCTGCGACGACAAGGGCAACGAGCTGCCGGTCGGCGAGACCGGGCTGATCTATTTCGAGCGCGACGACCTGCCGTTCACGTACCACAACGACCCGGAGAAGACCCGAAGCGCGCAGCACCCGGACCACCCCACCTGGACCACGGTCGGCGACGTCGGGCGGCTGGACGAGGAGGGGTACCTGTACCTGAGCGACCGGAAGGCGTTCACGATCATCTCCGGCGGCGTGAACATCTACCCACAGGAGATCGAGGACGCGCTGCTGCAGCACCCGGCGGTGCTCGACGTCGCGGTGATCGGCGTCCCCGACCCGGAGTTCGGTGAGACGGTGCTCGCGGTCGTCCAGCTGGTCTCCTCCGCCGAGCCGTCGGACGAGACCCGCGCGTCGCTCGGGGAGTTCGCCCGGGCACGGCTGGCCGGCTTCAAGGTGCCGCGCCGGATCGAGTTCACCGACGCCCTCCCCCGCACCCCCACCGGGAAGCTAGTCAAGGGCAAACTCCGCGACGAGTACAGCGGAACGCCCGCCTGATCCCGGCTCAGAAGATCGACCCGTTATCGACGTATCGCCGGCTGGCGATACGTCGATACGGGTCAGTTTTCTCGGAGGGTCAGACGGTGAGGTTCACGCTCGCTTCGCCGGTTTGGACGACGAACGTGAGGCTCTCCTGGAGGTACAGCTCGATCGACGTGGCGTCGTGGGAGAGGTAGCCGATCGAGACGTCCTGGCCCAGGTAGAGCTCGTAGTCCCCGCCGCGGGTGGAGAGCACGACGGCACCGTCGATCGCCGGCGCCCAGATGATCTCGCCGTCCCGCAGCACCCGGGCGATGTGCTCGTGGATCGGGTAACCGTGGTCACTGGTCTCCGCGACGGCGGTGTACGCCTCGGCCGACAGCAGCAGGCTGTACGGACCGTCGACACCGGCGAGCCGCAGCGACGTGATCGCCTGCGCCACCGCGTTCGGGTACTCGCGCACGTCGGCGGGGAGCGCGACCGTCGTGTTGGTACTGCCCGGCCGCACGCCGACGATGCCGCCCGCGGCGTACCCGTCGAGGATCGCGCGGTCCTCGGCGAACGCCAGCGCCTTCGCGGCGTCTTTGACCGGCTGCCAGTCCGAGTCCTTCGCCCCGCGCTCGACGTCGTCCACCGCCTGGCGGTCGACGACGAACGGGATGCGGAACTCGAGGACCGGCTGGACGATGCGGCTCCGCGCCCGCACGCCGTCGGCGGGCGGGACCAGCTCGCTCAGGTGCCCGGTGCCGACGGCGGACAGCTCCTCACCGGACG
This genomic stretch from Cryptosporangium minutisporangium harbors:
- a CDS encoding AraC family transcriptional regulator, whose protein sequence is MSRNGHAPMWDAPYDGVPGAVVVGDFALTGGEWFPPHRHSAHQLVWSRRGVGSVRVGDETWFLPRTLALWVPAGVVHATGAVDPSWNRSPYFLPERCPAAISAWAEPTVVAVTPLLAALIDHLADAALPTEQRIRAEAVVFDLLRPLSTVAIPLPMPRDARAGQVAAALIDDPADGRTLAQWGALTGASARTLRRVFLAETGLSFGRWRTHARLRAAMPVLAAGQPVAAAARRAGYGTASAFVAAFHRTVGAPPGTYFARDR
- a CDS encoding class I SAM-dependent methyltransferase is translated as MNWIHRKLCSSDRWAATVEGTLLPWALSGVELGDEVLEIGPGFGATTTVLARDVPRLTAVEIDPASAESLRRTLADRATIVNGDATDLPFPDESFDAVVCFTMLHHVPSPSAQDTLFAQACRVLRPGGTFAGSDSRYSRAFRLLHLRDTMVVVDPDGLPERLRAAGLTDPQVTTGRGSFRFRASKPGTVRKS
- a CDS encoding acyl-CoA synthetase; this encodes MYPGAYVASTPDKPAVVMEDDSEILTYAQLEERSTRLANAFAAAGLRPGDVVALLCENSPRVFEVYWACLRSGLYLTAVNWHLAKPEVAYILRNSDAAALVVSASLRPLVEDDFPALHTRVLIGNGTHPEYHDYEEFLASASPEPPAHQPRGGDMLYSSGTTGRPKGIKPVLPDRQVHEPGDPYVGVFAPIYGMDQNTVYLSPAPLYHAAPLRFGMVVTSIGGTVVVMPSFDAERAVRAIARFRVTHSQWVPTHFVRMLRLPVSVRGGFDLSSHRVAIHAAAPCPVEVKRQMIEWWGPILEEYYASTEGAGGTFIGSEDWLKHPGSVGKPMIGIPRICDDKGNELPVGETGLIYFERDDLPFTYHNDPEKTRSAQHPDHPTWTTVGDVGRLDEEGYLYLSDRKAFTIISGGVNIYPQEIEDALLQHPAVLDVAVIGVPDPEFGETVLAVVQLVSSAEPSDETRASLGEFARARLAGFKVPRRIEFTDALPRTPTGKLVKGKLRDEYSGTPA
- a CDS encoding family 1 encapsulin nanocompartment shell protein, encoding MNNLYRELAPISDAAWADIETEARRTFSRHVAARRVVDLIGPSGEELSAVGTGHLSELVPPADGVRARSRIVQPVLEFRIPFVVDRQAVDDVERGAKDSDWQPVKDAAKALAFAEDRAILDGYAAGGIVGVRPGSTNTTVALPADVREYPNAVAQAITSLRLAGVDGPYSLLLSAEAYTAVAETSDHGYPIHEHIARVLRDGEIIWAPAIDGAVVLSTRGGDYELYLGQDVSIGYLSHDATSIELYLQESLTFVVQTGEASVNLTV